A region from the Drosophila takahashii strain IR98-3 E-12201 chromosome 2L, DtakHiC1v2, whole genome shotgun sequence genome encodes:
- the LOC108067905 gene encoding adenylyl cyclase X E isoform X2, whose amino-acid sequence MPSPRGKCQLNFARERMWEPGYLKAKCIELGLENEFRLYRIRLWKSYLFSFFLLHFFVTAVHCTLLLTTIERRSIIYFDVALSVGCTLVLFLVLSVNFWDGFIAKHTWYMFGSSMFTSLTLVFAAEGFPQFVSQLFSDGGMSVDLVHYLCLNLVGIFYRVINDTVVRSSFLDRHQYIKEELWLRNARIHEKHLLDSILPPQISEPLQKDIQNRIVLTKRGAGIRSLSALERAMAIQIHPDVSILYADVVNYTHLTTTLTVEKLVKVLHDLYGRFDLAALRFKVQRIKFLGDCYYCVAGLSNPDPDHASNCVALGLSMINEIMEVRNSQGLDINMRIGVHSGDLFAGVIGEAKLQFDIWGLDVTIANVLESTGVPGFVHISGSTLNNLSQHRYVIKDGPEMARNHPLLRRYRIRTYIIRDDLKKDDEESDEDFGELSVLSLFSTGSRQIYTNNTKSLKAIFNAELREEFRKMPVSAFNPKTLFGIYRQKTGLKVPLNICLKYNDSDLERAYLKQTDYMYKYSMLLALIVGYCLVYIEVMDTRIICPLCMILPAIVTVVQTILTFIAWYKKICWTRFGNKPHNYSRISCIIFRVHEKILASPGIRLVIYLFLVISGFSVMCFIVMSCDREEFALAIIEEKLFHYEQERNICFHPWVTSNMVSLMICQTFTFTNVPIVVKTTMAISETIAYLVLIFFQFEFVFHHSVTTNPSFPAEYAHALLICITLLTMIVKERQLEFTNKVNYHWRVELRKKETDANLTNHSIIIILNNILPSHIVDVYINSLAKHELYYENYQMVSVMFAMLINFEMDLRTLRILNEIIAEFDMLLLFYKEYYSVEKIKIVGCTYMAACGLDLNFAGTTSKSMKNNDLSPTGSIEGTNVRFLFEKELKDREEVVFVMTSYALDMMRTLAKCNKAYQSIVADRNIMDGSIAIGISSGEVMAGIVGASQPHYDIWGNPVNMASRMESTGLPGNIQVTEESARILHEFGIVCQYRGLTFVKGRGEIPTFLVGIDDNLNFITTEAKRTPSHVERSSVISLQPTYSNPDNEDDLFSISRLTLQDF is encoded by the exons atgcctTCGCCTCGTGGAAAGTGCCAGCTTAACTTTGCGAGGGAACGCATGTGGGAACCCGGCTACCtcaag GCCAAATGTATAGAGCTGGGCCTGGAGAACGAGTTTCGATTGTATCGGATCCGCCTTTGGAAGAGTTACCTATTCTCTTTCTTTCTGCTGCATTTTTTCGTCACTGCTGTGCACTGTACCCTGCTGTTAACCACCATTGAG cgCCGATCAATTATCTATTTTGATGTGGCTCTTAGTGTTGGATGTACCTTGGTCCTCTTCCTAGTACTGAGTGTTAATTTCTGGGATGGCTTTATTGCGAAACACACGTGGTATATGTTTGGCAGTTCGATGTTTACGTCCCTGACTTTGGTATTCGCTG CTGAAGGATTTCCCCAGTTTGTGTCCCAACTGTTTTCCGACGGCGGAATGTCCGTGGACTTGGTCCACTATCTGTGCCTCAATCTAGTGGGCATTTTCTACCGCGTGATAAACGACACGGTGGTGCGCTCCTCATTCCTGGACCGCCATCAGTACATCAAGGAGGAGCTCTGGCTGCGCAACGCCCGAATCCACGAGAAGCATCTTCTGGACTCCATCCTGCCGCCGCAGATCTCAGAGCCGCTGCAAAAGGACATTCAGAACCGCATTGTCCTGACCAAGCGCGGCGCCGGCATTCGATCCTTGAGTGCCTTGGAACGCGCCATGGCCATCCAGATTCATCCCGATGTCTCCATCCTGTATGCAGATGTGGTGAACTACACCCACTTGACCACAACATTGACAGTGGAGAAATTGGTGAAGGTTCTGCACGATCTGTATGGGAGATTCGATTTGGCTGCCTTGCGCTTCAAAGTGCAGCGCATCAAGTTTCTGGGTGACTGTTACTACTGTGTGGCGGGTTTGTCCAACCCCGATCCCGATCACGCGAGCAATTGTGTGGCATTAGGACTTTCAATGATCAACGAAATCATGGAAGTACG TAACTCCCAAGGCCTAGACATAAATATGCGCATTGGAGTTCATTCGGGAGATCTGTTCGCTGGTGTCATTGGCGAAGCCAAGCTGCAGTTCGATATTTGGG GATTGGACGTGACAATTGCCAATGTCCTTGAGTCCACAGGAGTTCCGGGATTCGTGCACATCAGTGGTTCAACCCTGAATAATCTCAGCCAGCATCGATATGTTATTAAAGATGGTCCTGAAATGGCAAGGAATCACCCCCTTCTGAGAAGATACCGCATACGTACTTACATTATTCGAGATGATTTAAAGAAAGATGACGAAGAAAGTGACGAGGACTTCGGTGAACTGAGTGTTCTCTCCCTCTTTAGCACAGGATCAAGACAGATATAcactaataatactaaaagCTTAAAAGCGATTTTTAATGCTGAGTTGCGCGAAGAGTTCCGGAAAATGCCGGTCAGTGCATTTAA TCCCAAAACCTTATTCGGCATATATCGACAGAAAACAGGACTAAAAGTGCCATTAAACATCTGCCTAAAATACAATGATTCAGATCTGGAGAGAGCATATCTAAAGCAAACCGATTACATGTACAAGTACAGCATGCTTCTGGCTTTAATCGTTGGATACTGTTTGGTATATATCGAAGTTATGGACACTAGGATTATATGCCCTTTATGCATGATTTTGCCCGCCATCGTGACCGTAGTACAGACTATTTTGACCTTCATTGCTTGGTACAAGAAGATTTGCTGGACAAGGTTTGGCAATAAGCCCCACAATTACAGCCGCATCAGCTGCATTATTTTTCGCGTACACGAGAAAATCCTAGCCAGTCCGGGCATCCGCTTGGTCATTTACCTTTTCCTAGTGATATCGGGGTTTTCCGTAATGTGTTTTATTGTA ATGTCCTGCGATCGCGAAGAGTTTGCATTGGCGATTATTGAGGAAAAGCTCTTCCACTATGAGCAAGAAAGAAATATATGCTTTCATCCCTGGGTTACATCCAACATGGTCTCCCTGATGATTTGCCAAACCTTCACATTCACCAACGTTCCGATCGTGGTGAAGACTACAATGGCCATTTCAGAGACCATCGCCTATTTGGTGCTGATTTTCTTCCAGTTTGAGTTCGTTTTCCACCACAGCGTGACGACGAATCCCAGTTTTCCCGCTGAGTACGCACATGCCCTGCTTATATGCATTACCCTGCTAACTATGATTGTGAAGGAGCGCCAACTTGAGTTCACAAACAAAGTAAACTACCA ctGGCGTGTTGAGTTAAGGAAGAAGGAAACTGACGCCAATTTAACCAATCACTCGATCATAATTATCCTCAACAACATCCTTCCCTCTCATATCG TCGACGTCTACATCAATTCGTTAGCCAAACACGAACTCTACTATGAAAATTATCAAATGGTTTCCGTCATGTTTGCCATGTTGATAAATTTCGAAATGGATCTAAGAACCTTGCGGATACTAAATGAAATTATTGCTGAATTTGATATGTTG ttgcTGTTCTACAAGGAATATTATTCGGTTGAGAAAATCAAAATCGTCGGATGCACTTATATGGCAGCGTGTGGACTGGATCTAAACTTTGCGGGTACCACTAGTAAATCAATGAAAAATAATGACTTGAGCCCGACTG GAAGCATCGAAGGGACTAATGTGCGATTTTTGTTCGAGAAGGAACTAAAAGACCGGGAGGAAGTGGTCTTTGTGATGACCTCTTATGCTCTGGACATGATGCGAACGCTGGCCAAATGTAACAAGGCGTACCAAAGTATTGTGGCTGATCGAAATATTATGGACGGATCAATAGCCATCGGCATTTCCAGTGGCGAAGTTATGGCCGGCATAGTGGGCGCATCGCAGCCGCATTACGACATCTGGGGCAATCCAGTTAATATGGCCTCGAGGATGGAGTCGACGGGATTGCCGGGCAACATCCAGGTGACGGAGGAGTCTGCAAGAATTCTGCATGAATTCGGCATTGTCTGTCAGTATCGAGGCTTGACCTTTGTAAAGGGACGAGGCGAAATCCCGACTTTTTTAGTGGGAATTGATGACAACCTAAACTTCATCACCACGGAGGCAAAACGAACTCCCAGTCACGTCGAGCGCAGTTCAGTTATATCGTTGCAGCCCACCTATTCTAACCCAGACAATGAAGATGATCTTTTTAGCATTTCCAGACTCACCCTACAGGATTTTTAA
- the LOC108067910 gene encoding adenylyl cyclase X E-like has product MSFNSRDSNKAPYYKRKLRPCHLDYANERLWDLSYLRHKCKELNLEEEYRKYQIRLMISNLSVFYVLFISVCLTFLAVELIFVECLEAIYFDLISRQISFAVILVLLSINFCENFVNRHRWVMIFTSALAAYVVVGTDLAQNLYHFTTHGWPLNVTFDVFVLCMIYMFMPIPSIRGAALLATSVSTAYVVYYMYSLSLNADFVGRDFNTYDVLSVDILHNVGFNMMGIFFRVMNETMVRASFLDRHQFIMEEKWLRHALQQESLLLNSILPPQIAKPIQDSIKDKIKQNETNEFDRFNVARPRKTEHFMAIQIHPDVSILYADVVNYTHLTTTLTVQNLVKVLHDLYGRFDMAASTFNVQRIKFLGDCYYCVAGLTTPDPDHAKCAVSLGISMIANIQEVRIERELDIDMRIGVHSGSLLAGVIGEAKLQYDIWGSDVEIANRLESTGRPGYVHVSGRTLSNLNPSDYKIMSGTEKARNDPVLESMSTYLLTRQEIQSSLDSSAAGVVSSESLDIKPVESVRTHRSTRVSMTRELREEFRNMPVGGFDFYSPCCRRRDGDESHKKTEREIGMFCAAFKDKNLEWNFMHQPDYIFKSSMLLAWAIGCCLIYIQIVTSHSFCTTCIVVDLVTFSFLTCLLCISWYKKVCWWKSGRYEFKMHDKYSCIVFHMFEKIQHSVTLRISTYLLIVICYYSVISLIMIDCDRDEFEMSYIESKLFHYEMDRDVCFHPWSFTNMISLILGISYTFARIPFSLKIFISCCETVAFVLIVFFQFAFNFQHSATTTPHLRAEIAHCLRVCMMLATMYAKERQSEFNTKMNFKLNVDLQNKQKAADVTNQSIIILLNNSLPSHVVDLYLNSLAKHELYYENYQMVSVMFAMLINFPMNLPSLRVLNDIITEFDRLLNAYRKYYVVEKIKVVGCTYMAACGLDFNLASNMRQSSHYRNSSLHFEVEQARLKRITLGVSEESDDSDVNNDEVVFMMTTFALDLMRTLSACNKAYSGSYFERSLSSGEICIGISSGEIMAGVVGASQPHYDIWGNPVNMASRMESTGLPGHIQVTEESAKILEKFDILCTYRGMTYVKGRGEIPTYFVGIDENLKFMSLKLLNQSSSRRFSVVSSLDPDSFGRNSSSLSSE; this is encoded by the exons ATGAGCTTTAACTCAAGAGATTCGAACAAGGCGCCATACTATAAAAGAAAACTTAGACCTTGTCATCTTGACTACGCTAATGAGCGTCTGTGGGACCTGAGTTATTTGAGG CACAAATGCAAGGAACTGAATTTGGAAGAGGAGTATAGGAAGTATCAGATCCGTCTGATGATCAGCAACCTATCGGTTTTCTATGTTTTGTTCATATCCGTGTGCCTAACTTTTTTAGCAGTCGAACTGATTTTCGTAGAG TGCTTAGAAGCCATCTACTTTGACTTAATTAGCAGACAAATATCATTTGCCGTCATCCTTGTCTTGTTAAGCATTAATTTCTGCGAAAACTTCGTAAATCGCCACCGGTGGGTGATGATTTTCACCTCGGCCCTGGCGGCATATGTTGTCGTAGGCACAG ATTTAGCGCAGAACCTGTACCATTTCACCACGCACGGCTGGCCGCTCAATGTTACATTTGACGTCTTTGTGCTCTGCATGATCTACATGTTCATGCCCATACCCTCGATCAGGGGAGCAGCCCTACTGGCCACCTCGGTCAGCACCGCTTACGTAGTCTACTACATGTACTCACTCTCGTTGAACGCGGACTTCGTCGGGCGGGACTTCAACACCTACGATGTTCTATCCGTCGATATATTACACAACGTTGGCTTCAATATGATGGGCATATTTTTCCGCGTCATGAACGAGACTATGGTGCGTGCCTCCTTCCTTGACCGCCATCAGTTCATCATGGAGGAGAAGTGGTTGCGCCACGCCCTGCAACAGGAGTCGTTGCTTCTGAATAGCATCCTGCCGCCTCAGATTGCGAAACCCATTCAGGATAGCATTAAGGACAAGATCaagcaaaacgaaacgaaCGAGTTCGACCGCTTTAACGTGGCACGTCCACGAAAGACGGAACACTTCATGGCCATCCAAATCCATCCGGATGTCTCCATCCTGTACGCCGATGTGGTGAACTACACCCACCTGACAACTACTCTTACCGTCCAGAACCTGGTGAAGGTCCTGCATGACCTCTACGGTAGATTCGACATGGCTGCCTCCACTTTCAATGTGCAACGCATCAAGTTTCTGGGCGACTGCTACTATTGTGTGGCAGGTTTGACGACTCCCGATCCAGATCACGCGAAATGTGCCGTCTCCTTGGGCATTTCCATGATCGCCAACATCCAGGAAGTGCG GATTGAGCGTGAATTGGATATCGACATGCGCATAGGCGTCCATTCAGGATCTCTTCTCGCAGGCGTTATCGGCGAGGCAAAACTGCAGTATGATATTTGGG gTTCTGATGTTGAGATCGCCAATCGTTTGGAGTCTACGGGAAGACCAGGATATGTACACGTTAGTGGACGAACTCTGAGTAACTTGAATCCCTCCgattataaaataatgtcGGGCACGGAAAAGGCTCGAAATGATCCGGTGCTGGAGTCAATGAGTACCTATCTGCTCACTAGACAAGAAATTCAGAGTTCACTCGACTCCTCAGCGGCTGGTGTTGTGTCCAGTGAGAGTCTTGATATAAAGCCTGTGGAAAGTGTACGGACTCACAGATCAACTCGCGTCTCGATGACCAGAGAGTTGCGCGAAGAGTTCCGGAATATGCCAGTGGGCGGCTTCGA CTTTTATTCGCCCTGCTGCCGCCGTCGAGATGGCGATGAGTCTCACAAGAAAACAGAGCGCGAAATCGGTATGTTTTGTGCAGCCTTTAAGGATAAAAATCTGGAATGGAATTTTATGCACCAGCCGGATTATATTTTCAAGTCCTCGATGCTGCTAGCCTGGGCAATAGGTTGCTGCCTGATCTACATCCAAATAGTGACGTCACACTCTTTTTGCACCACCTGCATTGTGGTCGACTTGGttacattttcatttctgACCTGTCTGCTGTGCATCTCGTGGTACAAGAAAGTGTGTTGGTGGAAGAGTGGACGCTACGAATTCAAAATGCACGACAAATATAGCTGCATTGTGTTTCATATGTTCGAGAAGATCCAACACAGTGTGACTCTGCGCATTAGCACCTATTTGCTGATTGTCATTTGCTACTATTCGGTGATCTCCCTGATAATG ATAGACTGTGACCGCGACGAATTCGAGATGAGTTACATTGAGAGCAAACTCTTTCACTATGAAATGGATCGGGATGTATGCTTCCATCCTTGGTCCTTTACCAACATGATTTCCCTGATCCTTGGCATTAGTTACACATTCGCCCGCATCCCGTTCTCCCTGAAGATATTCATCAGTTGCTGCGAAACCGTCGCCTTCGTGCTGATCGTGTTTTTCCAGTTTGCGTTCAATTTTCAGCACAGTGCTACCACGACTCCGCATTTGAGAGCGGAAATAGCGCATTGTCTTCGGGTCTGCATGATGTTGGCCACTATGTATGCCAAGGAGCGACAGTCAGAGTTCAACACTAAAATGAACTTCAA GCTCAACGTGGATTTGCAAAACAAGCAAAAGGCGGCCGATGTTACAAACCAATCAATCATAATTCTTCTCAATAATAGTCTCCCTTCTCATGTTG TCGACCTCTATCTCAACTCCTTAGCCAAACACGAACTGTACTATGAAAATTATCAAATGGTATCGGTCATGTTCGCCATGCTAATTAATTTCCCAATGAATTTGCCTAGCTTACGAGTGCTAAACGATATCATAACGGAATTCGATAGACTG TTGAACGCCTACAGGAAATATTACGTAGTTGAGAAAATCAAAGTCGTTGGCTGCACTTATATGGCAGCATGTGGATTGGATTTTAACTTGGCCTCAAATATGCGCCAAAGCAGTCACTATCGAAATAGTTCTCTTCATTTTGAGG TGGAACAGGCGCGCCTTAAAAGAATAACGTTGGGCGTCAGTGAAGAAAGCGACGACAGCGATGTCAACAATGACGAGGTGGTCTTTATGATGACCACTTTCGCTCTGGACCTGATGCGCACCCTCTCGGCGTGCAACAAGGCCTACTCGGGTTCCTACTTCGAGAGGTCCCTGTCCAGCGGAGAGATCTGCATCGGAATCTCCAGTGGCGAGATAATGGCCGGCGTGGTGGGCGCTTCCCAGCCGCACTACGACATCTGGGGGAACCCGGTCAACATGGCCTCCCGAATGGAGTCGACCGGGCTGCCTGGGCACATCCAGGTGACGGAGGAGTCCGCCAAGATCCTCGAGAAGTTCGACATTCTTTGTACCTACCGCGGCATGACTTATGTGAAGGGCCGTGGTGAAATACCCACCTACTTTGTAGGCATTGATGAGAACCTAAAGTTCATGTCCTTGAAATTGCTCAATCAGAGTTCGTCAAGACGTTTTTCAGTCGTGTCTTCACTGGATCCAGATTCTTTCGGTAGGAATTCTTCTAGTTTATCaagcgaataa
- the LOC108067905 gene encoding adenylyl cyclase X E isoform X1 codes for MPSPRGKCQLNFARERMWEPGYLKAKCIELGLENEFRLYRIRLWKSYLFSFFLLHFFVTAVHCTLLLTTIERRSIIYFDVALSVGCTLVLFLVLSVNFWDGFIAKHTWYMFGSSMFTSLTLVFADLTVSIYHHYVHNWQLGSFYDTYIVYMVYMFLPIHFMSGAVLLAVLVSALYIIYYVQFLAEGFPQFVSQLFSDGGMSVDLVHYLCLNLVGIFYRVINDTVVRSSFLDRHQYIKEELWLRNARIHEKHLLDSILPPQISEPLQKDIQNRIVLTKRGAGIRSLSALERAMAIQIHPDVSILYADVVNYTHLTTTLTVEKLVKVLHDLYGRFDLAALRFKVQRIKFLGDCYYCVAGLSNPDPDHASNCVALGLSMINEIMEVRNSQGLDINMRIGVHSGDLFAGVIGEAKLQFDIWGLDVTIANVLESTGVPGFVHISGSTLNNLSQHRYVIKDGPEMARNHPLLRRYRIRTYIIRDDLKKDDEESDEDFGELSVLSLFSTGSRQIYTNNTKSLKAIFNAELREEFRKMPVSAFNPKTLFGIYRQKTGLKVPLNICLKYNDSDLERAYLKQTDYMYKYSMLLALIVGYCLVYIEVMDTRIICPLCMILPAIVTVVQTILTFIAWYKKICWTRFGNKPHNYSRISCIIFRVHEKILASPGIRLVIYLFLVISGFSVMCFIVMSCDREEFALAIIEEKLFHYEQERNICFHPWVTSNMVSLMICQTFTFTNVPIVVKTTMAISETIAYLVLIFFQFEFVFHHSVTTNPSFPAEYAHALLICITLLTMIVKERQLEFTNKVNYHWRVELRKKETDANLTNHSIIIILNNILPSHIVDVYINSLAKHELYYENYQMVSVMFAMLINFEMDLRTLRILNEIIAEFDMLLLFYKEYYSVEKIKIVGCTYMAACGLDLNFAGTTSKSMKNNDLSPTGSIEGTNVRFLFEKELKDREEVVFVMTSYALDMMRTLAKCNKAYQSIVADRNIMDGSIAIGISSGEVMAGIVGASQPHYDIWGNPVNMASRMESTGLPGNIQVTEESARILHEFGIVCQYRGLTFVKGRGEIPTFLVGIDDNLNFITTEAKRTPSHVERSSVISLQPTYSNPDNEDDLFSISRLTLQDF; via the exons atgcctTCGCCTCGTGGAAAGTGCCAGCTTAACTTTGCGAGGGAACGCATGTGGGAACCCGGCTACCtcaag GCCAAATGTATAGAGCTGGGCCTGGAGAACGAGTTTCGATTGTATCGGATCCGCCTTTGGAAGAGTTACCTATTCTCTTTCTTTCTGCTGCATTTTTTCGTCACTGCTGTGCACTGTACCCTGCTGTTAACCACCATTGAG cgCCGATCAATTATCTATTTTGATGTGGCTCTTAGTGTTGGATGTACCTTGGTCCTCTTCCTAGTACTGAGTGTTAATTTCTGGGATGGCTTTATTGCGAAACACACGTGGTATATGTTTGGCAGTTCGATGTTTACGTCCCTGACTTTGGTATTCGCTG ATCTTACTGTATCCATTTACCATCACTATGTCCACAACTGGCAACTGGGGTCGTTCTACGACACCTATATTGTGTACATGGTTTACATGTTCCTGCCGATCCACTTCATGAGCGGTGCAGTCCTTTTAGCTGTGCTAGTCTCCGCCCTCTACATCATCTACTACGTGCAATTCTTAGCTGAAGGATTTCCCCAGTTTGTGTCCCAACTGTTTTCCGACGGCGGAATGTCCGTGGACTTGGTCCACTATCTGTGCCTCAATCTAGTGGGCATTTTCTACCGCGTGATAAACGACACGGTGGTGCGCTCCTCATTCCTGGACCGCCATCAGTACATCAAGGAGGAGCTCTGGCTGCGCAACGCCCGAATCCACGAGAAGCATCTTCTGGACTCCATCCTGCCGCCGCAGATCTCAGAGCCGCTGCAAAAGGACATTCAGAACCGCATTGTCCTGACCAAGCGCGGCGCCGGCATTCGATCCTTGAGTGCCTTGGAACGCGCCATGGCCATCCAGATTCATCCCGATGTCTCCATCCTGTATGCAGATGTGGTGAACTACACCCACTTGACCACAACATTGACAGTGGAGAAATTGGTGAAGGTTCTGCACGATCTGTATGGGAGATTCGATTTGGCTGCCTTGCGCTTCAAAGTGCAGCGCATCAAGTTTCTGGGTGACTGTTACTACTGTGTGGCGGGTTTGTCCAACCCCGATCCCGATCACGCGAGCAATTGTGTGGCATTAGGACTTTCAATGATCAACGAAATCATGGAAGTACG TAACTCCCAAGGCCTAGACATAAATATGCGCATTGGAGTTCATTCGGGAGATCTGTTCGCTGGTGTCATTGGCGAAGCCAAGCTGCAGTTCGATATTTGGG GATTGGACGTGACAATTGCCAATGTCCTTGAGTCCACAGGAGTTCCGGGATTCGTGCACATCAGTGGTTCAACCCTGAATAATCTCAGCCAGCATCGATATGTTATTAAAGATGGTCCTGAAATGGCAAGGAATCACCCCCTTCTGAGAAGATACCGCATACGTACTTACATTATTCGAGATGATTTAAAGAAAGATGACGAAGAAAGTGACGAGGACTTCGGTGAACTGAGTGTTCTCTCCCTCTTTAGCACAGGATCAAGACAGATATAcactaataatactaaaagCTTAAAAGCGATTTTTAATGCTGAGTTGCGCGAAGAGTTCCGGAAAATGCCGGTCAGTGCATTTAA TCCCAAAACCTTATTCGGCATATATCGACAGAAAACAGGACTAAAAGTGCCATTAAACATCTGCCTAAAATACAATGATTCAGATCTGGAGAGAGCATATCTAAAGCAAACCGATTACATGTACAAGTACAGCATGCTTCTGGCTTTAATCGTTGGATACTGTTTGGTATATATCGAAGTTATGGACACTAGGATTATATGCCCTTTATGCATGATTTTGCCCGCCATCGTGACCGTAGTACAGACTATTTTGACCTTCATTGCTTGGTACAAGAAGATTTGCTGGACAAGGTTTGGCAATAAGCCCCACAATTACAGCCGCATCAGCTGCATTATTTTTCGCGTACACGAGAAAATCCTAGCCAGTCCGGGCATCCGCTTGGTCATTTACCTTTTCCTAGTGATATCGGGGTTTTCCGTAATGTGTTTTATTGTA ATGTCCTGCGATCGCGAAGAGTTTGCATTGGCGATTATTGAGGAAAAGCTCTTCCACTATGAGCAAGAAAGAAATATATGCTTTCATCCCTGGGTTACATCCAACATGGTCTCCCTGATGATTTGCCAAACCTTCACATTCACCAACGTTCCGATCGTGGTGAAGACTACAATGGCCATTTCAGAGACCATCGCCTATTTGGTGCTGATTTTCTTCCAGTTTGAGTTCGTTTTCCACCACAGCGTGACGACGAATCCCAGTTTTCCCGCTGAGTACGCACATGCCCTGCTTATATGCATTACCCTGCTAACTATGATTGTGAAGGAGCGCCAACTTGAGTTCACAAACAAAGTAAACTACCA ctGGCGTGTTGAGTTAAGGAAGAAGGAAACTGACGCCAATTTAACCAATCACTCGATCATAATTATCCTCAACAACATCCTTCCCTCTCATATCG TCGACGTCTACATCAATTCGTTAGCCAAACACGAACTCTACTATGAAAATTATCAAATGGTTTCCGTCATGTTTGCCATGTTGATAAATTTCGAAATGGATCTAAGAACCTTGCGGATACTAAATGAAATTATTGCTGAATTTGATATGTTG ttgcTGTTCTACAAGGAATATTATTCGGTTGAGAAAATCAAAATCGTCGGATGCACTTATATGGCAGCGTGTGGACTGGATCTAAACTTTGCGGGTACCACTAGTAAATCAATGAAAAATAATGACTTGAGCCCGACTG GAAGCATCGAAGGGACTAATGTGCGATTTTTGTTCGAGAAGGAACTAAAAGACCGGGAGGAAGTGGTCTTTGTGATGACCTCTTATGCTCTGGACATGATGCGAACGCTGGCCAAATGTAACAAGGCGTACCAAAGTATTGTGGCTGATCGAAATATTATGGACGGATCAATAGCCATCGGCATTTCCAGTGGCGAAGTTATGGCCGGCATAGTGGGCGCATCGCAGCCGCATTACGACATCTGGGGCAATCCAGTTAATATGGCCTCGAGGATGGAGTCGACGGGATTGCCGGGCAACATCCAGGTGACGGAGGAGTCTGCAAGAATTCTGCATGAATTCGGCATTGTCTGTCAGTATCGAGGCTTGACCTTTGTAAAGGGACGAGGCGAAATCCCGACTTTTTTAGTGGGAATTGATGACAACCTAAACTTCATCACCACGGAGGCAAAACGAACTCCCAGTCACGTCGAGCGCAGTTCAGTTATATCGTTGCAGCCCACCTATTCTAACCCAGACAATGAAGATGATCTTTTTAGCATTTCCAGACTCACCCTACAGGATTTTTAA